DNA sequence from the Myxocyprinus asiaticus isolate MX2 ecotype Aquarium Trade chromosome 3, UBuf_Myxa_2, whole genome shotgun sequence genome:
CAGTACCAGTATAGGAGCCTACTGCCTCATGCTGGAGATGAACACTGGGAGAACCATGTTGGAATTTCAGGTTAGGAAAAATACAGCAAAGCCTTTATGTTTAGACCAGTATTCATTTCCATACTGGTCCAagttttatgctggtttggtgctggtctagctggtggactgATTATTTTTTACTCAACGTTACTCAAGCAGTTAGTAAGGTATCTACACCACCATTCTGTGAAACATGTAAAAACATGGCAAGTAGCAGCTTGTCAGATTGTGGTTGGGAGCATTTCTCTTACTATTACCAAATTGTGAGTATGGATGCACTCCAAATAGAGGCATGAGTCCTTAAAAGGAACTGATCATTTACACACTCTATTCACAAACAAGCTCTGTTCACACACTGTCTGCACAAATCTTCAGTATGACATCAGTCTGACGTGAAAAAAGAAATGCTAAAGCAATACGACATCTGTTTAGACAGTACAGTGTGTTGGATATGATCAGAACAGCAAGGTTAAAAAATTACCATGGTGTGATGATGTCTCAATGAATTCATAGACATCAACACAAATTGTAGGCCTTTTAGTTATGCTGAATATTGAATGACTTGAATGTGACCATACAAACTCTTCTCCCTGTCTCTTTTTCTCAAGGAAATAATGAcagtttttcagcttttgcactGGAATGGCACCCTGAAGGCTTTTCGGGAGATGAGATGTAGCCGTCAGGTAAGAATAACTAGATTTTTGGTGTTTTTCTGAAACCCAAAAGCCAGCACCACAATGCTAGAGGGTCGTgggttgtcagggcattgctatgatGTTGCTTGACTcgagtgttctaggtggttgctcacATAGCCAAGTCAAAAGAAACAACTCCTAAGCGGTGTGTCTCAAACAGATACCTAGCTCCTTTTGTCGTGAATCAGGATATTGTAAACACGATTTTGGGCACTGGCAAGGATGTTCTTCctctgaacattgggacacttgtgACTCAATCACCTGTGACATGATTACGAGCTcacacattaaaaacagctgGTAATAATCAACAACatcactgtataaatgacactaacGTACATTTTCGAGATATGCAAACATACAGTGTTATTAATGGCATAAtggcataaataaaaatataaatgaaagtaTTTCTAAACTTCttctaacaactctaatatttaaaagattgtttccctttcatggccATTATGGATGAAattcattacaaacaacatctcttttaaagataaaataaagCTTTGAactcatagttttacacttgtgctcatctttTAACaacttgaaagacttcagaagacatgacaacgGTTCGGtgagggaacatagtgagcaacgatgctccctggtttttaagTAGCattcaaatttgtatttatttttttgtgtatatactgtataaatactgtatatatatatatatatatatatatatatgtattcactgagcactttattaggaacactatggccctaataaagtgcccgacatggtctactgctgttgtagcccatccacttcAAGGCTTGACGTGCATtttgagatactattctgctcactacaattgtacagagggaaaaaagtcatttttgattaaaaatctagataggccccatttccagcagccatcactccaacactttatccttgagtaatcatgctaaattgctaatttggtactagaaaatcacttgccaacaTATCAAAcgctgctgaaagctatttgtttcgttaaatgaagcttaacattgtctttgtgtttgtttttgagttaacacagtatgcaatagactggcatgtcttaaggtcaatattaggtcaaaaatggcaaaaaagaaacagctttctctagaaacttgtccgtcaatcattgttttgaggaatgaaggctatacaatgtttgaaattgccaaaaaactgaagatttcatacaaaggtgtacactacagtctacagaagaattgcaaagaaaatgctacttttgaaacagaaaaacaaagagaaaaggttagagtggtcaaagaaacacagacattggacaacagataattgaaaaagagtgttatggatcttaaccccattgagcttttgtgggatcagctagactgtaaggtgtgtgagaagtgcctgacaagacagctaaatctatggcaagtgctacaggaagcgtgaggtgaaatgtcacctgagtatctggacaaatatatatacatatatatatatatatatatatatatatatatatatatatatatatatatatatatatatatatataattttattagaattgtattttttttatttttacaaatatcatgcatttttgaatcaagaagttttcttatgGTTGCTCCATTTGACCTGATCAAAATTagctttttccaaaaaaaaaaaaaaaaaaaaatgtaaacaaaaattaaaagagGGTCTAGGGgtctgctgttttttttcttagtctttttatttatttatttatttatttttttaatgacaacaaaatggcttcctgcatgttggttacaccacctgactttgatttggcagacaaatgtttttcaaatactaatacaaatatatatatctatcattTTTTATTAGttcttatttttttcaattaaataataGACACATTTTTCCGAACTACTTatgcaaatatttcatttttgaagaatttcATCTTTTAATGAGACTATTTATTTTCATAACTTccagaccaaaaaataaataaaataaaatttgcttcatgtgACACCCAAATGACCCATaacttttaaaatttttaatcaacatttctaTTTGCTTATTCATATTTCTTActtattggtttatttatttatttgcaggaAGTGATCGATTACTATTCACAACAGCATCTGGACGAGCACACACGCAGCCACATGGCTTTGGACTGGTTACAGAAGGAGCATCAATCCCCTGGTCTGCTTTCCCAAGAGCTGCAGCTGGCCGTGAAGGAGCTGGGGGAAGCCCGGCGGGCTGGCAGGGAACTCCGCTTCTACaaggagaagaaagaaatccTGCGCTTAGCTCTCAATCACGCTAATTCCGAGGATTTGGAGGAATACCACAGTGAGGAGGCATCCTGGAAAGAAGACACTGGGTTTGAGTATTACACTCAGGGGTGTCACTGTCTGGAGGGGAGTATGGTGGATTCTTCAGGGCACTGTTACTTTCACTCTCAGGACAGTGTGAGTGATGGAGAGTCTGTAGAATGAGCTGTGTAAGACAGGACGTCTTGTTTGCTGTGGACAAAATATACATACTGTAGTAAAGTTTGTTTTTCATAGGATATCACTTTTTCTTCGTGTTTCATAATGTGAGATTAGGATAGGTTGTTGATTTGTTGTCTTGGTTACATTTGTATCCATAATGAAGTGCTTTAGAAaccctgcttaaaaaaaaagcTGGTTGGTTGGCCTTAGCTGGTTGCCCAGTCTGAgcagcatttcccaaaagcatcataagcctagattgtagaaaccattggcgccaatatTCTCTACGACcaacttaagcttgtgatgcttttgggaaactcagccctggtctgttggctggttttagaggtgtttggtcacattttagctggTCAGGAAGGCCAGCTGAAACACCAGATGAGGGTGACCTTCTTAAACAAGCTAAGAGCAgtcaaccagcttaggctggttttagattTTGCTGTtgctgtttcttttctttttcttcaacagAGAAAGAAAATACTACCATTGTACCATGCTTATATCATATTTTTGGACATACCATGGTTTTGATTGTACTATtgcattctttgaagtacctttgaGTACCatctaaataccatggtacatatagTATTATTCAgcacaattatatatattaaaacaccATGGTATTGCCATCAGAGACCATCCCTGTTCATGGTACCACCTCTGAACCTTTTTGTATGGAACATCTCAAATCCACTTTTTTCCCCACAAAATTTAACCTAATGTTTAGCATTTATTTCCTAGCTACATATGTGTACATTCTAATAAGAGTGAAAATTTTTAACACACAAAAAGGGAAGAGAAGATTTGCTAAAAGAAATAATTTAGTAAAATAATGAGGTTTCATTAGCCACATGCTGGTGTTAGTAGTTTTATCAGAACAGGTGTGATTAACCTGcgttgtatttattttgttgttttaccAGTTTGCCACAAGAGGGAGGTGTTTATGTACTTTTGAAATGAACTTTCAGTTCTAGTTGAACAGGACAAAGGGCTATTCATTCCGTCTTTGAGTGTAACTGTGAATagctcttattattattattattattattattattccaaacAAATGCACGCATCAAATCAGCTCCTTTTGAAAATATACTAATTAAAACCAGGGCTCTGTGGAAgtcattgtgaataaatgttatgTCTGTTTGGTAATGTATTGAGTAAATTGGTATACATGGATTCTGACTAATgtctataaaaatatatataaaacttttttaatcatCGTCATATCTGAATATGAGAGATTTTAATGCTGTTACTATATTTTAATAGCCTATAATCAGCAAATGGTTTATTTTGTCCCCCATTTTTTCCCTTCAGTTGCATTTGTTGGCTATAGCTATTTATCTCAACAAGGGTCGTTAGTGTGAATTTCcaccttttttctctctctttgtaagCAAATGTACAAAACTAGGCCATAATAAATCTTGTTTTtcgcaacttttttttttcatcacagtGGTTGCTAGGAGACTATTGAACCTAAACCAAGAATTCTTGAGCTCCAGCAATGATGGTGTCCTCATAAAGTGCTCTTATTGGGAACTGATAATGTTATATAAGATGCTAATTTGCCCCATTTCTAATCTCTGTCTACTTGTGCTGGGCTGTAAGTTTGTTTACCTCCCCCCCACCACACCACATCCTTTGTGGCTCAGAAAAAAATAGAGGAGGATAGGTGTTGTTTCAGTTTTAGCATCAGAAAGGTGAAACACTGATCTCTAGTTTAAAATGATCTATTCTTATCTTCAGATCCTACACAATCTCAGTTTTTAAAGGCCTCATTATTATTCACCCTGAATCACTTTTCATTATGCATGATTTTGCATAAATTATCTAATTACACAACAAGATAGCTTCTCTGTGATTCACTGCTTTCACACTTCCACCCATGCCAATTTGCAGCTTTTTTAGCTCATTGAGATATGATATATCTAGTCGAACTACAGATGGGAAAAAAGAGTGGGATAATGACATCTCTGTTTGATTAAGAGAGAACATGgaactcttgggagccagagtaATTTTCCAGATTCAGTGATTGTTGTGGACCTGACGGGCTGAAGACATATAGCTGCCTTTCTTTaatttactataaaaaaaaataaacaaaaataaaatgctccCTTTCAAATTGAAAAGTGTGACATCCCATCCTTTCTTTAACTTCTTAGGACAATGAGATGTAAATTACACAATTTCAGTCTTTTGGCTAATAGGAAATGACAATGTGACAGAGCATTAGAGTTAATTCATACAATGGCTCTTTGGAGCTGACCAAAGGGGGCAGAAATAATATTTCCTATATCAGTATTGAATTAATAACCAGATGGGTGGAAGGACACACAAATCAAACCTTTATGAAGGCATATAGTGTTTCTCTGGTCCACCTTTATTAACTTTATGAGAACATAAATTGAAATATAGCTCATTTACATTGCATGTTGAAAATATTACTGGCTTTGCATTCTTGAATGTTTTTAATATGATTCACAGGCTTCATTCCTTCATTTCTCTTTGTTATGTCCTTCACATGAGAAGCTACTATGATGATTGAAAATCAAAGACAACAAGTGAGAGGTATTCGAGACACTGCTATTTGTCTCCTCTCAGCTGCAAGCACACCTttccattttcacacaaatcccCCAACAATTGCAATCTCTATCTGACACTGCAAGCCTCTCAAATTTGACGTTGGTGTAAGTGCTGTTTCTGCAAAACCTGCAGTGATGTCTGAAATCTCAGGAGAGCTCTGGTTCAGTCATATGCTATAGAAAGACACACTGACCTGTTCTTTACATTCATAATTTTGCATCTTGTTAACCTTGTATGAAAGCTCCTGTCAGGGTGTCTGTGCTGCAGCATGCTGAGTGAAGCGGGGCTCAGCATGAACGCCATGTGGCCCTTGCTTGCACTGacgtctctctcactctcctgtTTTTCAGCCAGTGAAGGACATCTCACACTTCCGTCACCTTTTTcctatatttttttcccccagtctCCTCATTAAACTAACAgcattgcaattaatttgatatgtttgatttcatattagaaaatattgttaaaggaatagtttacaaatatatatatatatcttatttactcaccctcaggtcgtTTCCAAAACTTATGGTgcaatttttttctgtggaacacaaaaggagaatttttgaagtaTTTTCAAGTAGCCCTTTTACAtataatgacagttcatagtgaccactgCTATCAAGctacaaaaaacacagaaaaacacaattaaagcaaCTGAGTgaatatttgcactaggtgtaaatagcacctgccacacagcgccgCTATTTGTACTACAATAGTtttgtggaaacacagaaattaaagacaaactgcgccCTTAGTGTCTCTGCAGTGGCGTGATGTAACTGCGATCCTACCTTTTGAGCCAcattttcccatcctgtttcctgtctccactcttaatatttactttaatacTACATATAacaatagggtacaatggggctaaaggaccagaggggtaaaaggctcctttaattttattttctcttaaacACTGAATAGCAACAAACACTACCACAGtattttcctaaacacctgtttatcactatacactgcaaaaaaattccTATCAATGAGATCTTTGCATGACATGtggtgtctaaagtttgatttggAGGTAAATTTatctaattttttattatttttaaaaatgtttcaaagtTATGTAGCTCTGCAGGTTTCAACAAACCACCATTGTTTCAAAAACCTGATGAGGTCATATACATGCAAAAGCAGATACTATCCACTGTTCAGCTAAATTTAGATCTTATGTCTGACGTCTGTGCTTAATTGTGAACCATTTACAATGTAACCTGGTAAGATTAAGCTATAGTTTGAACTTTGACATTTGGGGGgaaataatcaatgttattcaatgaaatatgttaaaatgtatataaatacacataaataGTAACGGAACAATTTTCTTGTACATTGTAAAGAGTTagattttacaaataatttatttgtgtttgatatacactgcctggcctaAATAATGGATATAAATTGGatataaataagcagatacttaagagtctatgattggataattattgcagtgattaatgtttcagctggcaacaattcttttaaccctaaatgatgcagtgtgtagcttctcatctcttaaacaaccatgtcagaagacgtatcctgtggtcatggaaaagatgttactgtgtttcagaaggggcaaattattggcctgcatcaagcaaagaaaacaact
Encoded proteins:
- the lix1 gene encoding protein limb expression 1 homolog; amino-acid sequence: MSGPPDSDDDRTFKDLNVVGMLHKFWEQKYVKSTMMETENLVVYESIPSPSPPYICYITLPGGSCFGNVKYCYSKAEARRDAARIALMNSTFNELPCRHITPEFIACSVKEAVSTTSGNIADASDPSTSIGAYCLMLEMNTGRTMLEFQEIMTVFQLLHWNGTLKAFREMRCSRQEVIDYYSQQHLDEHTRSHMALDWLQKEHQSPGLLSQELQLAVKELGEARRAGRELRFYKEKKEILRLALNHANSEDLEEYHSEEASWKEDTGFEYYTQGCHCLEGSMVDSSGHCYFHSQDSVSDGESVE